From the genome of Lotus japonicus ecotype B-129 chromosome 6, LjGifu_v1.2, one region includes:
- the LOC130726572 gene encoding starch synthase 3, chloroplastic/amyloplastic-like, with protein MEMSSLPLNLKTTFPDRGGGCLKLPPFSGFFLRHPVTASTSYQSSGCKAGWGGFCVKASSADFSRRRQQKKVSIARPKDSAPKGFAPKLPVRASSKNTSKKKASVKKGDSLTPTVSEIPGDGNKQTLDVNVNIDDDNHGVKSNRGEETGDVSTVDEDVIVLKSREGISYNGDVGIVNDSEERTLDYAEIDENVQEKSEETSTASDDRISEEASRLLRLELEQNLRRQEIERIAEENLSQGTKMFVYPPVVKPGQDIEVYLNKSLSTLSDEPDILIMGAFNDWRWKSFTIRMNRTHLKGDWWFCEVHVHKEAYKLDFVFFNGQDVYDNNDGKDFCISVEGGMDALAFDDFLLEEKRKELEKLAKEQAERERQAEEQRRIEAEKAAEEADRSQARVEVETRRETLLPHVKKVVKSIDNVWCIEPTEFKGKDLVRLYYNGGSGPLAQAKEIWIHGGHNNWKDGLSIVERLVKSVLKGGDWWYADVVVPDRALVLDWVFADGPPQNAVVYDNNQLQDFHAIVPIAALDEQYWAEEEQLIYRKLQEDRKLREETIRAKAAKTAKMKAETKEKTLKTFLLSQKHIVFTEPLDVQAGSIVTVFYNPSNTNLNGKPEVWFRCSFNRWSHRIGPLPPQRMLPADNGTHVKASVKVPLDAYMMDFVFSETESGGVFDNKFGMDYHIPVFGGIVKEPPLHIIHIAVEMAPIAKVGGLGDVVTSLSRAVQDLNHNVDIILPKYDCLNLSNVKDFQFHKNYFWGGTEIKVWHGNVEGLSVYFLEPQNGFFWVGCVYGRANDAERFGFFCHAALEFLHQYGFHPDIIHCHDWSSAPVAWLFKDSYTEYGLSKARVVFTIHNLEFGANFIAKALACADKATTVSPTYAREVAGNPAVASNHHKFHGIINGIDPDIWDPDNDNFIPVPYTSENVVEGKRAAKEALQQKLGLETADLPLVGVITRLTHQKGIHLIKHAIWRTLERGGQVVLLGSAPDPRIQNDFVNLANQLHSSHNGQARFCLAYDEPLSHLIYAGADFILVPSIFEPCGLTQLVAMRYGSIPVVRKTGGLYDTVFDVDNDRDRAQAQGLEPNGFSFDGADAGGVDYALNRAISAWYDGRDWFNSLCKRVMEQDWSWNRPALDYLELYHAARKLL; from the exons ATGGAGATGTCATCTTTGCCATTAAACCTTAAAACCACGTTCCCTGACAGAGGCGGCGGTTGTTTGAAGCTCCCGCCGTTTTCTGGGTTCTTCCTTCGTCATCCAGTAACAGCTTCAACTAGCTACCAA AGTTCAGGGTGCAAGGCAGGTTGGGGTGGTTTCTGCGTCAAGGCTAGTAGTGCag ATTTTTCTAGGAGGAGACAGCAGAAGAAGGTGTCAATTGCAAGGCCTAAGGATTCTGCTCCCAAGGGTTTTGCCCCAAAATTACCTGTTAGAGCAAGTAGCAAGAACACCAGTAAAAAGAAAGCTAGTGTCAAGAAGGGAGATTCGTTAACTCCAACCGTTAGTGAGATTCCCGGGGATGGTAATAAACAAACACTCGATGTGAATGTGAATATTGATGATGATAACCATGGGGTTAAGAGCAACCGAGGTGAGGAAACTGGAGATGTTTCTACTGTTGATGAGGATGTTATTGTTCTCAAATCACGGGAGGGGATTTCTTACAATGGAGATGTTGGGATTGTTAATGATTCAGAGGAAAGGACATTGGACTATGCAGAAATTGATGAAAATGTTCAGGAAAAAAGTGAGGAAACAAGCACTGCTAGTGATGATAGAATAAGTGAGGAAGCTTCTCGGCTGTTGAGGTTAGAGCTGGAACAAAATTTGAGGAGGCAGGAAATAGAGAGGATTGCGGAAGAAAATCTTTCACAAGGTACCAAGATGTTTGTGTATCCTCCAGTGGTTAAACCTGGTCAAGACATAGAAGTGTATCTTAATAAGAGTCTTTCAACCCTAAGTGATGAACCAGATATTCTGATCATGGGGGCATTTAATGATTGGAGGTGGAAATCTTTTACaataaggatgaatagaacgCATCTCAAGGGTGATTGGTGGTTTTGCGAAGTACATGTTCACAAAGAAGCCTACAAACTAGACTTTGTGTTCTTCAATGGACAAGATGTCTATGATAACAATGATGGCAAGGACTTTTGCATATCTGTTGAGGGTGGAATGGATGCATTAGCATTTGACGATTTCTTGCTTGAGGAGAAACGCAAAGAATTAGAAAAACTTGCTAAGGAGCAAGCTGAAAGAGAAAGACAGGCTGAAGAGCAAAGGCGAATAGAAGCAGAGAAAGCTGCGGAAGAAGCGGACAGGTCACAGGCAAGAGTGGAGGTAGAAACAAGGCGAGAAACATTGCTGCCACATGTGAAAAAGGTTGTAAAATCCATTGATAATGTTTGGTGTATTGAACCTACTGAATTCAAAGGGAAGGACTTGGTTAGGTTATATTATAACGGAGGCTCTGGTCCTCTTGCACAAGCTAAGGAAATATGGATTCATGGTGGGCATAATAATTGGAAGGATGGATTGTCAATTGTTGAAAGGCTTGTGAAATCTGTCTTAAAAGGTGGTGATTGGTGGTATGCAGATG TTGTTGTACCCGACCGAGCTCTTGTCCTGGATTGGGTGTTTGCCGATGGTCCACCTCAAAATGCAGTTGTGTATGATAACAACCAGTTACAAGATTTCCATGCTATTGTCCCTATAGCTGCACTTGATGAACAGTATTGGGCTGAGGAAGAGCAGCTGATATACAGAAAACTTCAGGAGGATAGGAAGTTAAGAGAGGAAACAATACGTGCAAAG GCTGCAAAAACAGCAAAGATGAAAGCTGAAACAAAGGAAAAAACTTTGAAAACATTTTTGCTGTCTCAAAAGCATATTGTCTTTACCGAGCCTCTTGATGTTCAAGCAGGGAGCATAGTGACAGTATTTTACAATCCCTCCAACACAAATCTAAATGGAAAACCTGAGGTTTGGTTTAGATGCTCATTTAATCGTTGGTCTCATCGCATTGGCCCATTGCCACCTCAGAGAATGTTGCCTGCAGATAATGGCACTCATGTCAAAGCCTCTG TTAAGGTTCCACTGGATGCATACATGATGGACTTTGTATTCTCTGAGACTGAAAGTGGTGGAGTTTTTGACAACAAATTTGGAATGGATTATCACATACCAGTTTTTGGAGGTATTGTAAAGGAACCACCTTTGCATATCATCCATATTGCTGTTGAGATGGCCCCGATTGCAAAG GTTGGAGGCCTTGGTGATGTTGTTACTAGTCTATCCCGGGCTGTTCAGGATTTAAATCACAACGTGGATATCATTCTTCCAAAGTATGATTGTTTGAACCTTAGCAAT GTAAAggattttcaatttcataaaaACTATTTCTGGGGCGGGACTGAAATAAAAGTATGGCATGGAAATGTTGAAGGCCTCTCTGTGTACTTTTTGGAGCCTCAAAATGG ATTCTTTTGGGTTGGCTGTGTATATGGTCGTGCGAATGATGCAGAGAGATTTGGATTCTTTTGTCATGCCGCTCTTGAATTTCTACACCAATATGGATTTCATCCT GATATCATCCACTGCCATGATTGGTCAAGTGCTCCCGTTGCATGGCTATTTAAAGATAGTTATACAGAGTATGGTCTTAGTAAGGCTCGAGTTGTCTTCACAATTCATAACCTTGAATTTGGAGCCAACTTCATTGCAAAAGCGTTGGCATGTGCAGACAAGGCTACAACT GTCTCCCCCACTTATGCAAGGGAGGTTGCTGGGAATCCTGCAGTTGCTTCCAATCATCACAAATTCCATGGTATAATAAATGGAATTGACCCAGATATATGGGACCCGGATAATGATAACTTCATTCCT GTACCTTACACATCAGAAAATGTtgttgaaggaaaaagagctgcCAAGGAAGCCTTGCAACAAAAGCTTGGTTTAGAAACTGCAGACCTTCCTTTGGTAGGAGTTATTACTCGATTAACTCATCAGAAAGGGATCCATCTCATCAAACATGCCATTTGGCGTACACTAGAACGTGGTGGACAG GTTGTATTACTTGGTTCGGCTCCAGATCCCCGTATCCAAAATGATTTTGTGAATTTGGCCAATCAGTTGCACTCCTCTCATAATGGTCAGGCTAGATTTTGCCTCGCATATGATGAGCCTCTTTCACACTTG ATATATGCTGGTGCTGATTTCATTTTAGTTCCTTCAATCTTTGAGCCATGTGGACTTACTCAACTTGTTGCAATGAGATACGGTTCAATACCTGTTGTTCGAAAAACTGGAG GACTTTACGATACAGtatttgatgttgataatgaTAGGGATAGAGCACAAGCGCAAGGTCTTGAGCCAAATGGATTTAGTTTTGATGGGGCTGATGCTGGAGGTGTTGATTATGCACTCAATAG GGCAATATCTGCGTGGTATGATGGCCGTGATTGGTTTAACAGTTTATGCAAGAGGGTGATGGAGCAAGACTGGTCTTGGAACCGGCCTGCTCTTGACTATTTGGAGCTTTACCATGCAGCACGCAAGTTGCTATGA
- the LOC130726650 gene encoding protein S40-5-like has product MADQGVFLSKSKGFGGGTREERDFDEDLWGVVAKERNDFGPKITRNFPRAKTSSTSDSPLAHKSSAPVDIPDWSKVYGKNCMKGSRDGGVSHNGDEGDDEDDDDMVPPHEWLARKLARSQISSFSVCEGMGRTLKGRDLSKVRNAVLTKTGFIE; this is encoded by the coding sequence ATGGCAGATCAAGGTGTCTTTCTGAGCAAAAGCAAAGGTTTTGGTGGCGGAACAAGGGAGGAAAGAGATTTCGATGAAGATCTGTGGGGTGTTGTAGCCAAGGAAAGGAATGATTTTGGCCCAAAAATCACAAGAAATTTTCCAAGGGCTAAAACATCATCCACTTCTGATTCCCCTTTGGCTCACAAATCTTCAGCACCTGTGGACATTCCTGACTGGTCAAAAGTTTACGGGAAAAATTGCATGAAGGGTTCAAGGGATGGTGGTGTAAGCCACAACggtgatgaaggtgatgatgaggatgatgatgatatggTTCCTCCACATGAATGGCTTGCTAGGAAGCTTGCAAGGAGCCAGATTTCATCTTTCTCTGTGTGTGAGGGAATGGGAAGGACCCTGAAAGGCAGAGATCTTAGCAAAGTGAGGAATGCTGTTTTGACCAAAACTGGCTTCATAGAGTAG
- the LOC130721930 gene encoding ATP synthase gamma chain 1, chloroplastic: MSCSNLTMLVSSKPSSLSDASNLSFRSIHLNPFQLPSQNSPPSRISVSPVQCGLRELRTRIESVKNTQKITEAMKLVAAAKVRRAQEAVVNGRPFSETLVEVLYSINEQLQTEDVDVPLTKIRPVKKVALVVCTGDRGLCGGFNNFILKKAEARIKELKELGLEYTIISVGKKGNSYFIRRPYIPVDRFLEGGTLPTAKEAQAIADDVFSLFVSEEVDKVELLYTKFVSLVKSDPVIHTLLPLSPKGEICDINGNCVDAAEDELFRLTTKEGKLTVERDTIRTKTADFSPILQFEQDPVQILDALLPLYLNSQVLRALQESLASELAARMSAMSNASDNASDLKKSLSTVYNRQRQAKITGEILEIVAGANALE; this comes from the coding sequence atgtCTTGCTCCAACCTCACCATGTTGGTGTCTTCCAAGCCTTCTTCTCTATCTGATGCCTCTAACCTCTCCTTCCGTTCTATCCACCTCAACCCTTTTCAGCTCCCTTCACAAAACTCACCCCCTTCACGCATCTCTGTTTCCCCTGTTCAGTGTGGCCTCAGAGAGCTCAGAACCCGTATAGAATCCGTGAAGAACACCCAGAAAATCACAGAGGCAATGAAGCTTGTGGCTGCTGCAAAAGTCAGAAGAGCTCAAGAAGCTGTTGTCAATGGAAGACCCTTCTCAGAGACCCTCGTTGAAGTCCTCTACAGCATCAACGAGCAGCTCCAAACTGAAGATGTCGACGTCCCTCTCACCAAGATCAGACCTGTGAAGAAGGTTGCCCTGGTCGTCTGCACAGGAGATCGTGGACTCTGCGGTGGATTCAACAACTTCATCTTGAAGAAAGCGGAGGCCAGAATCAAAGAGTTGAAGGAACTTGGTCTCGAGTACACCATCATCAGTGTCGGCAAAAAGGGTAACTCTTACTTCATTCGTAGACCTTACATTCCAGTTGATAGATTTCTTGAAGGTGGCACGCTTCCCACTGCCAAAGAGGCTCAAGCTATTGCAGATGATGTTTTCTCACTGTTTGTGAGTGAGGAGGTTGATAAGGTTGAGCTCTTGTACACAAAGTTTGTGTCGTTGGTGAAATCAGACCCTGTGATTCATACTCTGCTTCCTCTGTCACCGAAGGGAGAAATCTGTGACATCAATGGGAACTGTGTGGATGCTGCTGAGGATGAGTTGTTCAGGTTGACAACCAAGGAAGGGAAGTTGACTGTGGAGAGAGATACCATTAGGACTAAAACTGCAGATTTCTCACCGATTTTGCAGTTTGAGCAGGACCCTGTTCAGATCCTTGATGCTCTGCTTCCTCTGTATTTGAACAGTCAAGTGTTGAGGGCGTTGCAGGAGTCACTGGCGAGTGAGCTTGCTGCGCGAATGAGCGCGATGAGTAATGCGAGTGATAATGCTAGTGACTTGAAGAAGAGCTTGTCAACTGTGTATAACAGGCAGCGTCAGGCGAAGATCACAGGAGAAATTCTGGAAATTGTTGCTGGTGCTAATGCTCTTGAatag
- the LOC130725727 gene encoding protein S40-7-like, whose product MSSKSSKDHEKGKMKTKANTASTSAPIDIPGSKEKSMKASSNDEEEDDTVPPHEYIARKLARSHISSSSVTEGKGRTLKGRDLTKFRNDVWKKTGFIE is encoded by the coding sequence ATGTCAAGCAAAAGCAGTAAGGATCACGAGAAgggaaaaatgaaaacaaaggcTAATACAGCATCCACCTCAGCACCAATTGACATCCCTGGCTCAAAAGAGAAATCCATGAAGGCGTCAAGcaatgatgaggaagaagatgatacGGTTCCTCCACATGAATACATTGCTAGGAAGCTCGCAAGGAGCCACATTTCATCTTCCTCTGTGACTGAAGGGAAGGGGAGGACACTCAAAGGGAGAGATCTTACTAAATTCAGGAATGATGTTTGGAAAAAAACTGGCTTCATAGAGTAG